In a genomic window of Styela clava chromosome 7, kaStyClav1.hap1.2, whole genome shotgun sequence:
- the LOC120328376 gene encoding uncharacterized protein LOC120328376, with translation MAKLLIFFITSQYIAVCYSHCWLACTDYAEKNARYYDHKLCRGYARSAIRFAPRGGEFGLDKSYNHSPNENAPCRTKRNDSTEYNKEHPMAVYYPGQQVVLAHPMKNHGSDWCSNSYIPDKGSVIYRGDRNDEADLTFSEFRKNLVADLGAKDPPVMGSTKHHVYPKPGYQNAPAFCENMDKSLGTYSFNVPKNLIPGQYTFMWVWAFNSFEEIYSSCFEVKIVKTLKQRNVQLAKNGFKNFYEPCGGKTSNFSIRGNTNPGCRGYKRIKSQRKPKMSLQTRKPTTHSITVTVRPVITLPPQILIEVQTGEMRGKVVLPTPRPGIKRRYITFSWYCPAVANFSNARVVSAKNHGSIRGQQSVRIVYSLIQDEININKAEIFYHVQFVPFCNTRKYKLKAELIREE, from the exons ATGGCCAAATTGCtgatattttttataacttCGCAATACATTGCGGTGTGCTACAGCCATTGTTGGCTGGCGTGTACAGATTACGCAGAAAAGAATGCGAGATACTACGATCATAAGTTGTGTCGTGGATATGCAAGATCAGCTATTCGTTTCGCACCCAGAGGTGGTGAATTTGGACTGGATAAAA gtTATAACCACAGTCCAAATGAAAATGCCCCATGCAGGACAAAGAGAAATGATTCGACTGAATACAATAAGGAACATCCTATGGCAGTGTACTATCCCGGTCAACAAGTTGTCCTAGCCCATCCTATGAAA AATCATGGATCGGATTGGTGTTCTAATAGTTACATACCAGACAAAGGATCCGTTATTTATCGGGGCGATAGGAACGATGAAGCTGATCTTACATTTAGCGAGTTCCGCAAAAATCTCGTCGCGGATCTTGGTGCAAAAGATCCCCCAGTCATGGGATCAACTAAACATCACGTTTATCCAAAGCCTGGATACCAAAACGCGCCTGCATTTTGTGAAAATATGGACAAGTCATTGGGAACGTACAGCTTCAACGTTCCAAAGAATCTGATCCCAG GTCAATACACATTCATGTGGGTATGGGCATTCAACAGCTTTGAGGAAATATATTCATCATGCTTTGAAGTGAAAATTGTTAAAACGTTAAAACAGAGAAATGTACAACTCGCT AAAAACGGATTTAAGAATTTTTACGAACCCTGTGGTGGAAAAACCTCCAATTTTAGTATTCGAGGGAACACAAATCCAGGGTGTCGTGGATATAAAAGAATAAAGTCACAGAGAAAACCGAAAATGAGTTTGCAGACAAGAAAACCAACAACACACAGTATTACTGTCACTGTAAGACCAGT cATCACTTTGCCTCCACAAATTCTTATTGAAGTACAAACAGGAGAAATGAGAGGGAAGGTGGTACTGCCGACACCTAGACCTGGTATAAAAAGAAGATATATCACCTTCAGTTGGTATTGCCCAGCTGTGGCTAAT TTCTCCAATGCTCGCGTTGTCAGTGCAAAAAATCACGGAAGCATAAGAGGACAACAAAGTGTCAGAATTGTCTACAGTCTTATACAGGACGAAATCAACATTAACAAggctgaaatattttatcatgtaCAGTTTGTTCCATTTTGCAATACCAGGAAGTATAAGCTAAAAGCAGAACTGATCAGAGAAGAATAA
- the LOC144425272 gene encoding uncharacterized protein LOC144425272 yields MRAFSLINTLLLLCALSKVSRIKIHLLYQICCIKMEGEFQKYEAEINSGSEDVDISSSEDEESHYDDLLGPRGSPSVQPYFSFSSVSTTPISMGPATNLGLDLFSQPFSSDSDGELTTLQPIRPASYANVEQQQSPQLQFNYPTIQTFSDIPSTSTTRPRVGRPPSRRWRRGRPRMSRSPRNQQTSPIQMSPATTPTPPISSPLPSAPQSPSPVWDENESGHPPKPIPFTGQSRHYLEEPGNIIGSISIFGQ; encoded by the exons ATGAGGGCGTTTTCGCTAATAAATACTTTGTTACTTCTTTGTGCTTTGAGCAAGGTTAGTCGCATAAAAATCCATCTGTTGTACCAAAtctgttgtattaaaatggaggGAGAGTTTCAGAAATATGAAGCAGAAATTAACAGTGGGAGTGAGGACGTCGATATATCTTCCAGTGAAGACGAGGAATCTCATTATGATGACCTTCtgg GGCCAAGAGGTTCACCTTCTGTTCagccttatttttctttttcatctgtATCCACCACCCCAATCTCGATGGGACCAGCAACAAATTTAGGATTGGACTTATTTTCTCAGCCGTTTTCATCAGACTCAGATGGAGAGTTGACAACGCTTCAACCCATTCGGCCCGCATCCTATGCAAATGTTGAACAGCAACAGAGCCCACAGCTGCAATTCAATTATCCCACAATCCAGACTTTTTCAGACATTCCTTCAACATCCACGACTAGACCACGTGTAGGAAGGCCCCCTTCAAGAAGATGGCGCCGTGGTCGTCCTAGGATGTCTAGAAGTCCTCGAAATCAACAAACTTCACCGATTCAAATGTCACCAGCCACAACGCCAACCCCTCCAATTTCAAGTCCATTGCCATCTGCCCCACAATCGCCATCTCCAGTTTGGGATGAGAATGAATCCGGACATCCTCCAAAACCTATTCCATTCACAGGTCAGTCTCGCCATTACCTGGAAGAACCAGGTAACATTATCggttctatttcaatttttggacaATGA